One Arachis hypogaea cultivar Tifrunner chromosome 2, arahy.Tifrunner.gnm2.J5K5, whole genome shotgun sequence genomic window, AGATGCTACGTGACAACAATGATCATCAGTTGTCCGTCATCTCTATTGTTGGTATGGGTGGGATGGGTAAAACTACTTTAGCACAGTGCCTGTACAACAATAAGGATCTGACGAAGGGATTCGATCTGAAAGCATGGGTTTGTGTTTCAGATAACTTTGATGTCATTGAGACTACAAAGAAAGTTATAAGGGAGATCTCTCTAGCTAATTGTAGTCTTGAGGATTTCAATTCACTTCAACATGATTTGATAGAAAAATTATCCAATAAGAAGTTCTTTATTGTTCTGGACGATGTTTGGAGTGATGATGCCGACAAATGGAGTAATTTTATGGTCCCTTTTCAATATGGGGAGAAGGGAAGTATTGTTCTTCTGACTACTCGTGACAATAACGTTACTTCAGCAGTTCAGGATTGTCGCTCTTATTTTCTCAATGGGTTGTCTGAAAACTATTGTTGGTTAGTGTTTGCAGACAATGCATCTTTTCCACAATCAAATGAGAGTACGGCACTTGAAGAAATAGGTAGAAAGATTGTCAAGAAGTGTGATGGGCTACCACTAGCTGCAGAAACATTTGGAAGGTTGTGTACAAAGCATGACGTTACTCAATGGAACAAGATATTAATGAGTCATATTTGGGAATTTAATCCGCAGGATAGTAAAATTGTTTTATCATTATTAATGAGTTATTATCGTCTTCCTTCATATTTAAAACGTTGTTTCGTTTATTGTTCATTATTTCCAAAAGATTATTATTTTGACAAAGACAAACTAATCTTCTTGTGGATGGCCGAGGACTTTTTACCACCATCAAGCATGGGAGAGATTTCAGAAGCTCTTTCTGAGTGTTTTGATGAACTAGTTTCAAGATTATTTTTCAGGAAGATTCAGTTTCATCACAATTATTTTGTGATGCACAATCTCTTGCGTGACTTAGCAATATTTCTTGCCggagaattctattgcaacttggAAGAACTTGGTGAAGAAGAGGAGATAGGGATTCAGACTCGGTATTTGACCTTTGGAAGATTGAATAGTCCTAATTCCATTGCTAAATTGGAAAATTTAACAACATCCTTGTATGTCGACGGTCTGTTTAGCATGGAAAGCatatcatcaaattttaaatGGTTAAGAGCTTTATCCATTTGTAAACTTGATGAATTGCCTGATATAAGTAAATCGTTTCATCTGCGCTATTTGAATCTCGTGGACCAATATTAAGACACTGCCAGAGTCGTTGTGCAACTTGTACAGTCTACAAACATTAATATTGTATGAATGTACTAAGTTGACCATGTTGCCTAGTGGCATGCACAAGCTTGTGAATTTATTGCATCTTGATGTTAGAAAAACTGCTTTGAAAGAAATGCCCAGAGGAATAAGCAAATTGAAAGA contains:
- the LOC112733695 gene encoding putative disease resistance RPP13-like protein 1 isoform X2; translated protein: MAGAVVGAAFLSGFISVVSDRLISSESGNLVVSWKLLGRKLVERLKTALVAAEALIADAEQKQIGNELVRKWLDSLKDAVYTADDLLELVLYKAATQKTVRSFWLNREERQMVDKIEVVVKRIEDLARQKDILGLEKIPMYSSSWRTPSTSLVKGNVYGRDDDQQALIKMLRDNNDHQLSVISIVGMGGMGKTTLAQCLYNNKDLTKGFDLKAWVCVSDNFDVIETTKKVIREISLANCSLEDFNSLQHDLIEKLSNKKFFIVLDDVWSDDADKWSNFMVPFQYGEKGSIVLLTTRDNNVTSAVQDCRSYFLNGLSENYCWLVFADNASFPQSNESTALEEIGRKIVKKCDGLPLAAETFGRLCTKHDVTQWNKILMSHIWEFNPQDSKIVLSLLMSYYRLPSYLKRCFVYCSLFPKDYYFDKDKLIFLWMAEDFLPPSSMGEISEALSECFDELVSRLFFRKIQFHHNYFVMHNLLRDLAIFLAGEFYCNLEELGEEEEIGIQTRYLTFGRLNSPNSIAKLENLTTSLYVDGLFSMESISSNFKWLRALSICKLDELPDISKSFHLRYLNLVDQY